CGGCGCCGATCATGCTGAGGGACGCGGAGACTTTGAGCGCAGTAAAGATGAAGGGCAGCGCCGCCGGAATACGGAGCTTCATGAAGACCTGGCGGCGGGAGGCGCCATACGAGCGCATCAGCTCGAGGGCGGCCGGGTCCGGCGAGCGCAGGCCGCGGATTGTGGTGATCATCGTCGGAAAGAACGTCATCATGGCGACGATCGCCACCTTGCTCCCCTGCTCCACTCCGAACCATACAATCGCGAGCGGAGCGAACGCGATGATCGGAACGGAATTGGCGGCGATCGAGAAGGGAAGGACCGCGTCCGCCACCGATGCCCAGCGGACGCTTGTGAGCGCGACCAGGATCCCCAGTCCGCACCCGACGCCAAAGCCGGCGAGCGCCTCTTGGGCCGTGTACCAGGCGGCACCAAGGAGGAAGGCGGCGTTCGCCGCGAGGGTGCGGGCGATCTCCGACGGGGCCGGAAGAAGATAAAACTGGATCCCGAGCGTCCGCACGGTCGCTTCCCATGCGACGAGGGCAAACACAAAGACCCCGATGGGCGGGAGGGCGCGGCGGACACGCTCCGGTGCCCCGGCGCCCGCCATCAGGCTTCCCGGAGGGCCGAGCGGACCTGGGTGACCAGCGCGAAGAAGCGGGGCGATTCGCGCGTCGCTACGTTCCGAGGGTACGGGAGATCGATCTCTACGATGCGCTCGATCCTGCCCGGACGCGGGGTCAGGGCGATCACCCGTGAACTGAGGAACACCGCTTCGGGAATGCTGTGCGTCACAAACACAACGGTGTTGTGGGTCTGTGCCCAGATCGCCAGCAGTTCCTGGTTCATCCGCTCGCGGGTCAATTCGTCGAGGGCCCCGAACGGCTCATCCATCAGGAGGATCGGAGGACTGAACGCCAGCGCCCGCGCGATGCTCACGCGCTGCTGCATCCCACCGGAGAGCTGCCATGGGTAGTGGGCCTGGAACTGCTCGAGGCCCACCAGTCTGAGCATGCGGTCGGCGCGCGCGGTCCATTCGTGACGCGGGAAGCTCATCACTTCCAGCGGGAGTTCGACATTGCGGCGGACCGTCCGCCAATCGTACAACACCGGTGACTGGAACACGATCCCGTAATCGCGGGCCAGCCGGGCCTCGCGGGGGGGCTTCCCGTTCACGTGCACCACACCTTCGGTCGGGGTGATGAGATCCCCTATGATCCGCAGGAGAGTGGACTTGCCGCATCCAGATGGGCCGATCAGCGACACAAACTCCCCAACGGAGATCGCCAGGGAAATGTCGTGCAGCGCAACCGTATGGACGGCCCCGGCGTCGAACCGCTGGCTGACGTGCTCCACGACGATCATCGGCGCCGGCGCGGGGCCTGGCATCCCCCCGCTCACGCGGACTCACCGTCTGCGACGGACTGCTGTCCGCGCACCACCAACCGCTCCACTTCCACGATGAGGAAGTAAAAGACCATCCCCAGGAGCGCCGCCACCAGAATCGCCGCCCACAGGTTGGTCGCCCGGAACGTATAGTATTGGGCTGCGTTGATGATCACGACCCCCAGGCCGGCCGCCGATCCCACGGGCAGCTCGCCGATGATCGCGCCGACGACGCTCGCAGTCGCCGAAATCCTGAGGGCCGTGAACAGATACGGCACCGAGGCCGGAAGCCGCAACTTGAAGAACACCTGGCCCGGCGTGGCGCCGTATGATCGCATCAGGGCGAGGGCATCGGGCGGCACCGCGCGCAGGCCGCGCAGCACATTGATCGTCACGGGGAAGAAGGTCAAGTAACTGGCGATGATGGCCTTGCTGATCCAGCCCGTTCCGAGCCAGACGACGACCATCGGCGCGATGGCCAGGATCGGTACGGTCTGCGAAGCCACCACGTACGGCAGGAGCCCCCGCTCCGCGAATGGCCAGTGGATGAACGCCGCGGCGATGACAAACCCGGCGAGCCCGCCCATAAGGAATCCGGCGAGCGCTTCGCCGCCGGTGACCAGGGCATTCCGCCCGAGCGCGGTAAGCCAGAGTTCACCGCGACCTGTCCGCCGGAACAGTTCCCCCAGGATCGCGTACGTATGCGGCAGTTTGAAGTCGGGGATACTGAAGGCCGCTTTCACGAGCTCCCACAGGAGCATCCCGCCGATGATCACCCCCGCAACAGGAATCACATGGGCGGCAACCGCGCGGAGGCGGTGGCTCAAATGCGGTGGCCGCGGCCGTCCACGAGCCCCTTGCAGCTTAAGGCTTCCGTGTCCTCGAGTGCCTCCACCTGATGCGGCACGTTTGGCGGCGCCAGGAATCCCTCGCCCGGCCCCAGGTCGCTGGTCTGCCCATCGATGGTGACCCGGAGGCGCCCGGTAACCACCACCATGACCTGCTCCTGGGGGTGCGCATGAGGGACCGCTCCCTCGCCCTTTCCGAAGTGTAATTCTCCCACCTCGATTTGGGTCCCGGTGAGGAGCGGGCCGAACGCCTTCGAGTACTTAGGGGTCACGTATTCGCTTTTGATGTCGGAGAACCGGAACACCGGCATACAGTCCCTC
This bacterium DNA region includes the following protein-coding sequences:
- a CDS encoding ABC transporter permease; the encoded protein is MAGAGAPERVRRALPPIGVFVFALVAWEATVRTLGIQFYLLPAPSEIARTLAANAAFLLGAAWYTAQEALAGFGVGCGLGILVALTSVRWASVADAVLPFSIAANSVPIIAFAPLAIVWFGVEQGSKVAIVAMMTFFPTMITTIRGLRSPDPAALELMRSYGASRRQVFMKLRIPAALPFIFTALKVSASLSMIGAVVGEFFGGFARSLGVYIISQTALFHTREAWGAIVVACGFGIAFYLVIAALERLLMPWHVALRR
- a CDS encoding cupin domain-containing protein codes for the protein MPVFRFSDIKSEYVTPKYSKAFGPLLTGTQIEVGELHFGKGEGAVPHAHPQEQVMVVVTGRLRVTIDGQTSDLGPGEGFLAPPNVPHQVEALEDTEALSCKGLVDGRGHRI
- a CDS encoding ABC transporter ATP-binding protein, which produces MIVVEHVSQRFDAGAVHTVALHDISLAISVGEFVSLIGPSGCGKSTLLRIIGDLITPTEGVVHVNGKPPREARLARDYGIVFQSPVLYDWRTVRRNVELPLEVMSFPRHEWTARADRMLRLVGLEQFQAHYPWQLSGGMQQRVSIARALAFSPPILLMDEPFGALDELTRERMNQELLAIWAQTHNTVVFVTHSIPEAVFLSSRVIALTPRPGRIERIVEIDLPYPRNVATRESPRFFALVTQVRSALREA
- a CDS encoding ABC transporter permease, whose amino-acid sequence is MIPVAGVIIGGMLLWELVKAAFSIPDFKLPHTYAILGELFRRTGRGELWLTALGRNALVTGGEALAGFLMGGLAGFVIAAAFIHWPFAERGLLPYVVASQTVPILAIAPMVVVWLGTGWISKAIIASYLTFFPVTINVLRGLRAVPPDALALMRSYGATPGQVFFKLRLPASVPYLFTALRISATASVVGAIIGELPVGSAAGLGVVIINAAQYYTFRATNLWAAILVAALLGMVFYFLIVEVERLVVRGQQSVADGESA